The Lacipirellula parvula genome window below encodes:
- a CDS encoding SUMF1/EgtB/PvdO family nonheme iron enzyme, translating into MRLHRSRIALIATLAASVCALSASPVWAAVDFAREIQPILEMYCVSCHSADHTDGDVDLSTIEKVRGSEGLLVPGQPEESSLYTLVAVEKDDPQLMPPADQGGPLKSESIELLKTWIAEGATWPEGVTLKVRPKPPAEIPSPDDMELVKRIHAKIVAQAQADGDGAMESYEAEVPETAAPYAMVAIEGGKFLMGSPADEAGRGEEEGPQVEVEVTPFWIGKHEVTWDEYEPFMITGIERLKNGMRKDFDPAVHTDVDAVSQPTTPYVEMSFGMGQYGYPAISMTQHGANKYCQWLSAQTGHFYRLPTEAEWEYACRAGTNTAYSFGDDPAALDDYAWHAGNSEEKYQLVGQKEPNPWGLYDMHGNVAEWTADQFDPNYFKQLKPGAANPFVKPTTLYPRSARGGGWADGPERLRAAARLGSEAAWQEQDPQLPKSQWYLTDAPWLGFRLVRPKEIPSAEEMYFYWNSSSNKR; encoded by the coding sequence ATGAGATTGCATCGCTCTCGCATCGCTCTGATCGCAACGCTGGCGGCAAGCGTCTGCGCGCTTTCGGCTTCGCCAGTGTGGGCAGCCGTCGACTTTGCCCGTGAGATCCAGCCGATCCTGGAGATGTACTGCGTCTCGTGCCACTCGGCCGATCACACGGACGGCGACGTTGACCTTTCAACGATTGAAAAGGTCCGCGGCAGCGAGGGATTGCTCGTGCCAGGCCAGCCGGAGGAGAGTTCGCTTTACACGCTGGTGGCCGTTGAGAAGGACGACCCGCAGCTCATGCCGCCCGCCGATCAGGGAGGGCCGCTGAAGAGCGAATCGATCGAGTTGCTCAAAACTTGGATCGCCGAGGGGGCGACCTGGCCGGAGGGAGTGACGCTCAAGGTTCGGCCGAAGCCGCCGGCGGAGATTCCGTCGCCGGATGATATGGAGTTGGTCAAGCGGATCCACGCGAAGATCGTCGCGCAAGCGCAGGCCGACGGCGACGGCGCGATGGAGAGCTACGAGGCGGAAGTGCCCGAGACGGCCGCTCCCTATGCGATGGTCGCGATCGAGGGGGGCAAGTTCCTGATGGGAAGCCCCGCCGACGAAGCGGGGCGCGGCGAAGAGGAAGGGCCACAGGTTGAGGTGGAGGTCACACCGTTCTGGATCGGCAAGCATGAGGTCACCTGGGACGAATACGAGCCATTTATGATCACCGGGATCGAACGGCTGAAGAACGGCATGCGTAAGGATTTTGACCCCGCCGTTCATACCGACGTCGATGCAGTGAGCCAGCCGACTACGCCCTATGTCGAAATGAGCTTCGGTATGGGTCAGTATGGCTACCCGGCGATCAGCATGACGCAGCATGGGGCCAATAAGTATTGTCAGTGGCTGAGCGCTCAGACCGGGCACTTTTACCGATTGCCGACCGAAGCTGAGTGGGAGTACGCCTGCCGCGCCGGTACGAATACCGCGTATTCATTCGGCGATGATCCTGCAGCGCTCGACGACTACGCGTGGCACGCCGGCAACAGCGAAGAGAAATACCAACTCGTCGGACAGAAGGAACCGAATCCGTGGGGCCTCTACGACATGCACGGCAATGTCGCGGAATGGACCGCGGATCAGTTTGATCCGAACTACTTCAAACAACTTAAACCAGGCGCTGCGAACCCGTTCGTGAAGCCGACGACGCTTTATCCGCGCAGCGCGCGCGGCGGCGGCTGGGCCGATGGGCCGGAGCGGCTGCGTGCGGCCGCGCGGCTTGGCTCCGAAGCGGCGTGGCAAGAACAAGATCCTCAGCTTCCCAAAAGCCAATGGTATCTCACCGACGCCCCGTGGCTCGGTTTTCGTCTCGTTCGCCCGAAGGAAATTCCTTCGGCTGAGGAAATGTATTTCTACTGGAATAGCTCGTCCAACAAGCGGTGA
- a CDS encoding dockerin type I domain-containing protein: MSATILRRPRVVELLFVIVALAATGSAAHAQLCVFLTGPSYLQDFNALPASGTANNSNSLPQGWAFSEAGTGGTLTYTADNGALSTGNTYSYGASGNSDRAFGELTSGTVNTTLGACFLNNTGFVITSFTIAYTGEMWRLGAADAIVDRLDFEFSVNATSIVDQGPGVVWTAVNTLDFVSPNNTSPAGAKDGNLAANRTTTAPVAVIPSGGIPDGGVFYIRWLANANIGGTNDGLAIDDFKLNINPSADFNQDRAVDGKDFLALQRGMGTTSGASITSGDANRDGAVNILDMIIWKSQFAAIPPAVPVAQPIPEPAALTLALVALATLILRRRPF; the protein is encoded by the coding sequence ATGAGCGCCACCATCCTCCGGCGGCCCCGCGTCGTCGAGCTTCTATTCGTCATCGTCGCGCTCGCCGCCACGGGCAGCGCGGCCCATGCTCAACTTTGCGTGTTTCTTACCGGCCCCTCCTACCTCCAGGACTTCAACGCGCTCCCTGCGTCCGGGACGGCAAACAACTCCAACTCCCTTCCCCAAGGCTGGGCCTTTAGCGAAGCCGGAACCGGCGGCACGCTCACTTACACTGCCGACAACGGCGCGCTTTCCACCGGCAACACTTATAGCTACGGCGCGTCGGGAAACAGCGATCGAGCCTTCGGGGAACTCACCTCCGGAACTGTCAACACGACCCTCGGCGCCTGCTTCCTCAACAACACCGGCTTCGTGATCACTTCCTTCACCATCGCTTACACTGGTGAAATGTGGCGCCTCGGCGCCGCTGACGCTATCGTCGATCGCCTCGACTTTGAGTTCAGCGTGAACGCGACTTCGATTGTGGACCAAGGCCCCGGCGTTGTCTGGACCGCCGTCAACACGCTCGATTTCGTCTCCCCCAACAACACGTCGCCTGCCGGCGCGAAGGATGGCAATCTCGCCGCCAACCGCACCACGACGGCGCCCGTCGCCGTCATTCCCTCCGGCGGCATCCCCGACGGCGGCGTCTTCTACATCCGTTGGCTGGCGAACGCCAACATCGGCGGAACCAACGACGGGCTCGCGATTGACGACTTTAAGTTGAACATCAACCCATCTGCCGACTTCAATCAGGATCGCGCCGTCGATGGCAAAGACTTCCTCGCCCTGCAACGAGGCATGGGAACGACGAGCGGCGCGTCGATCACGAGCGGCGACGCCAACCGCGACGGCGCCGTCAATATTCTCGACATGATCATCTGGAAAAGCCAGTTCGCAGCCATCCCGCCCGCCGTCCCAGTCGCACAGCCCATCCCCGAACCGGCCGCGCTAACTCTTGCTCTCGTCGCGCTCGCCACGCTGATCTTGAGACGCCGCCCTTTTTAA
- a CDS encoding Gfo/Idh/MocA family protein produces the protein MPLPELPSDRRHFIKVAGAVSALGAMRAPHVFAQAGANHQFQVALIGAGGRGTGAAVDALTASGYPIKLVAVADVFKQKADESLNALRQQFADKPELIDVPEERCFIGFDAYKNAIDALRPGDIAIFATPLAFRWVHYQYAIDKGVHVFMEKPLVSDGPTGKRMLELAKKADEKNLKTAVGLMVRHCRARQELHQRIQDGEIGDLVAMRAYRMHGPVGTCFSNAKPADRDELEWQVQNFHSFLWASGGLFSDFYIHQIDEVCWMKNKWPVKAQALGGRHYRGDAVDQNFDTYAVEYTFDDGTSFFFDGRTMLGCRNDMSSVVLGSKGSAIVSASGHHPGKCKTFKGHKLDRDSTVWAYPQPEANPYQLEWQDFIDAIVHDTPYNEVPRGIEASLVTSMGRMAAHTGQEVTYDQMLNCKHEMAPGVADFAQTKEAPLTPDDQGRYPVPNPGKIRGREYSDKA, from the coding sequence ATGCCACTTCCCGAACTCCCCTCTGATCGTCGCCACTTCATCAAGGTTGCCGGGGCCGTCTCGGCGCTCGGGGCGATGCGTGCTCCGCACGTGTTTGCTCAGGCGGGGGCGAACCACCAGTTTCAGGTGGCGCTGATCGGCGCCGGCGGGCGCGGCACCGGCGCTGCGGTCGATGCGCTGACGGCTTCGGGTTACCCGATCAAGTTGGTCGCCGTCGCCGATGTGTTCAAGCAGAAGGCTGACGAAAGCCTGAACGCCCTGCGGCAACAGTTTGCGGATAAGCCGGAGTTGATCGACGTTCCCGAAGAGCGCTGCTTCATCGGCTTCGACGCCTACAAAAACGCGATCGACGCGCTCCGCCCGGGCGACATTGCGATCTTTGCAACGCCGCTGGCGTTCCGCTGGGTGCATTACCAGTACGCGATCGACAAGGGCGTCCATGTGTTCATGGAAAAGCCGCTTGTCTCCGACGGCCCAACCGGCAAGCGGATGCTGGAGTTGGCGAAGAAAGCCGATGAAAAAAATCTGAAGACGGCCGTCGGGCTGATGGTTCGCCACTGCCGCGCCCGGCAAGAGTTGCATCAGCGGATTCAGGACGGCGAGATTGGCGACCTCGTCGCTATGCGGGCGTACCGGATGCACGGCCCCGTGGGAACTTGCTTTAGCAACGCGAAGCCGGCCGATCGCGACGAACTCGAATGGCAGGTGCAGAACTTCCACAGCTTCCTGTGGGCGAGCGGCGGGTTGTTCAGCGATTTCTACATTCACCAGATCGACGAGGTCTGCTGGATGAAGAACAAGTGGCCGGTGAAGGCCCAAGCACTCGGCGGCCGCCATTACCGCGGCGACGCGGTCGATCAGAACTTCGACACGTACGCGGTCGAGTACACGTTCGACGACGGCACGTCGTTCTTCTTCGACGGTCGCACGATGCTTGGCTGTCGCAACGATATGTCGAGCGTGGTGCTCGGCAGCAAGGGCTCGGCGATCGTCAGCGCTTCGGGCCACCACCCCGGCAAGTGCAAGACGTTCAAGGGTCACAAGCTCGATCGCGACAGCACGGTGTGGGCGTACCCGCAGCCCGAAGCGAATCCTTACCAGCTGGAATGGCAAGATTTCATCGACGCGATCGTCCACGACACGCCATACAACGAAGTGCCGCGCGGCATCGAGGCGAGCCTGGTAACGAGCATGGGTCGCATGGCGGCGCACACGGGGCAGGAGGTCACTTACGATCAAATGCTCAACTGCAAGCACGAAATGGCGCCGGGCGTGGCGGACTTCGCGCAAACAAAGGAAGCGCCGCTGACTCCGGACGATCAGGGCCGGTACCCAGTGCCGAATCCCGGGAAAATTCGCGGCCGCGAGTATTCCGATAAGGCGTAG
- a CDS encoding TROVE domain-containing protein produces MANKSLFQSLRGVLTPKADAVNEAGGLAYQRTDKQALAQYAATGCLGATFYASAEEQLETVLMLCNAVEPEFIARTAIYARERGHMKDMPALLLAVLSVRSPGLLAEAFDRVIDSPKMLRNFVQIMRSGAVGRKSLGTLPKRLIVQWLEARSDAQLFTGSVGNAPSLADVLRMVHPKPANSTREALYGYLIGRQHNAEVLPELVKQYEKFNRNTNPGKVAVPDVPFQMLTGLPLTKKDWRQIARTAPWQMTRMNLNTFLRHEVFEDAEMTTLIANRLRDPRLVEKARVFPYQLMTAYANADARVPTAVRESLQDAMELSLKNVPRIAGKAFICPDVSGSMHSPVTGHRPGATTAVRCIDVAALVAAAVLRQNPEAEVLPFNDKTVDVRLNPRDSVMTNAQKLSALPPSGTNCSAPLRTLNERRAVGDLVVFVSDNESWIDTPAYGRFGGGRTATMNEWSAFKARNPRARMVCIDIQPSGTVQAKERDDVVNVGGFSDQVFELLANVASGQFASDHWVRVIEAVSL; encoded by the coding sequence ATGGCAAACAAGTCACTCTTTCAGTCCCTCCGTGGCGTCCTGACTCCGAAGGCCGACGCCGTGAACGAAGCCGGCGGCCTCGCGTACCAGCGCACCGATAAGCAAGCCCTTGCCCAATACGCGGCGACCGGTTGCCTGGGTGCGACCTTTTACGCCTCGGCCGAAGAGCAGCTCGAAACGGTTCTCATGCTATGCAACGCCGTTGAGCCGGAGTTCATCGCTCGCACTGCCATCTACGCTCGGGAACGCGGCCACATGAAAGATATGCCGGCGCTCCTGTTGGCGGTGCTGTCGGTCCGCTCGCCGGGGTTGCTGGCCGAGGCGTTTGATCGCGTCATCGATTCGCCGAAGATGCTCCGCAACTTCGTGCAAATCATGCGATCGGGCGCGGTGGGGCGCAAGAGCCTCGGTACGCTGCCGAAGCGGTTAATCGTTCAATGGCTTGAAGCGCGGAGCGATGCGCAGCTCTTCACCGGTTCAGTAGGCAACGCTCCGTCTCTGGCCGACGTGCTGCGAATGGTCCACCCCAAGCCGGCGAACTCAACCCGGGAAGCGCTGTACGGTTACTTGATTGGTCGCCAGCACAACGCCGAAGTCTTGCCGGAATTGGTGAAGCAGTACGAAAAGTTCAATCGCAACACCAATCCGGGAAAGGTCGCCGTGCCCGACGTGCCGTTCCAAATGCTGACGGGGCTGCCGCTCACGAAGAAAGATTGGCGACAGATCGCGCGGACGGCGCCGTGGCAAATGACGCGGATGAATCTCAACACGTTTCTGCGACACGAAGTATTCGAGGATGCTGAAATGACGACGCTCATTGCCAACCGGCTGCGCGATCCTCGGCTGGTGGAGAAGGCGCGAGTCTTCCCGTACCAGTTGATGACGGCCTACGCGAACGCCGACGCTCGCGTGCCGACGGCGGTCCGCGAATCCCTGCAAGACGCCATGGAACTGTCTTTGAAGAATGTGCCGCGCATCGCGGGAAAGGCGTTCATCTGCCCCGACGTGTCGGGGTCGATGCATTCGCCGGTCACCGGCCATCGCCCAGGCGCGACGACCGCGGTCCGTTGCATCGACGTGGCGGCGCTCGTCGCGGCGGCCGTGCTACGACAAAATCCGGAGGCGGAGGTGCTGCCGTTCAACGACAAGACGGTTGATGTCCGGCTCAACCCGCGCGACAGCGTGATGACGAACGCACAGAAGCTCTCGGCGTTACCGCCGTCGGGTACGAACTGCAGCGCCCCGCTGCGGACGCTCAACGAGCGGCGTGCCGTCGGCGATTTGGTGGTCTTCGTCTCGGACAACGAGTCGTGGATCGACACGCCTGCTTACGGTCGTTTCGGCGGAGGCCGAACCGCGACGATGAACGAATGGTCTGCCTTCAAGGCCCGTAACCCGCGGGCGCGAATGGTCTGCATCGACATTCAGCCGTCGGGAACGGTGCAAGCTAAGGAGCGGGACGACGTCGTCAACGTCGGCGGCTTCAGCGATCAAGTGTTCGAGCTGCTTGCCAACGTGGCGAGCGGCCAGTTCGCCAGCGATCACTGGGTCCGCGTGATCGAAGCGGTGAGTTTGTAA
- the rtcR gene encoding RNA repair transcriptional activator RtcR gives MKQVAIGLLGSRLDQSIEDANRWQTWRPSVAICQHEDFLIDRFELIYDAAVSRLANSVADDIRSVSPETEVRLHELTFQDPWDFEEVYGGLHAFASSYTFRPESERYLVNITTGTHVQQICLFLLAESGHIPGQLLQASPPRRQQEGQGTYRIIDLDLSRYDQLAARFALEQQESLSFLKSGIQTRNAAFNALIEQIERVAIHSRAPLLITGPTGAGKSQLARRVFELKQQRRQLAGRFVEVNCATLRGDQAMSALFGHEKGAYTGATAKRDGLLRAADGGMLFLDEIGELGLDEQAMLLRAIEEKRFLAVGADREVASDFQLIAGTNRDLQRAVNEGRFREDLLARINLWTFCLPGLAERREDIAPNLEYELTQYSAKTGQVVRMNKEATQRFLQFAETDAATWRANFRDLNAAVTRMATLAAGGRISTDLVEEEIRRLQTQWQPCVVGPNDRSLPELVDASQLDDFDRVQLEEVVRVCRQSKTISDAGRKLFAVSRNLKAKPNDADRLRKYLARFELTWELLHR, from the coding sequence ATGAAGCAAGTCGCCATTGGCCTCCTGGGCTCCCGACTCGACCAGAGCATCGAAGACGCAAACCGCTGGCAAACCTGGCGGCCCTCAGTCGCGATCTGCCAACACGAAGATTTCTTGATCGACCGATTTGAGCTGATCTACGACGCCGCGGTGTCGCGGTTGGCCAATAGCGTCGCCGACGACATCCGGTCGGTTTCCCCGGAGACGGAGGTGAGGCTTCACGAACTCACCTTCCAAGATCCGTGGGATTTCGAGGAGGTGTACGGCGGCCTGCATGCGTTCGCGAGCAGCTACACGTTTCGCCCGGAGTCGGAGCGCTATCTCGTCAACATCACAACGGGCACCCACGTTCAGCAGATATGTCTCTTCTTGCTTGCGGAATCAGGGCATATCCCAGGGCAGTTGCTGCAGGCCTCGCCGCCGCGACGCCAACAGGAAGGGCAGGGGACCTATCGGATCATCGATCTCGATCTGTCGCGCTACGATCAACTCGCGGCGAGATTCGCGCTGGAACAGCAGGAGAGCCTGTCGTTCCTGAAGTCAGGAATTCAAACGCGCAACGCAGCGTTCAACGCGCTCATCGAACAGATTGAACGCGTAGCCATCCACAGTCGAGCGCCGCTGTTGATCACGGGGCCTACTGGCGCCGGGAAGAGCCAGCTTGCCCGCCGCGTTTTCGAACTTAAGCAACAGCGCCGGCAGCTGGCCGGACGCTTCGTGGAGGTGAACTGCGCCACCTTACGCGGCGATCAGGCGATGTCGGCGCTGTTCGGCCATGAGAAGGGCGCCTACACCGGCGCAACAGCCAAGCGAGACGGCTTGCTCCGCGCCGCCGACGGCGGCATGCTCTTTCTCGACGAAATCGGCGAGCTCGGGCTGGACGAACAGGCGATGCTGTTGCGCGCCATCGAAGAGAAGCGATTCCTCGCCGTCGGCGCCGACCGCGAGGTTGCCAGCGATTTTCAATTGATTGCCGGCACGAATCGCGACTTGCAGCGTGCAGTGAATGAAGGCCGATTCCGCGAGGATTTGTTGGCGAGAATCAACCTTTGGACATTTTGCCTGCCGGGCCTGGCTGAGCGTCGCGAGGATATCGCCCCCAACTTGGAGTACGAGTTGACGCAGTACTCGGCAAAGACGGGGCAAGTCGTGCGGATGAACAAAGAGGCGACGCAACGGTTCCTCCAATTCGCGGAGACGGACGCCGCGACGTGGCGAGCCAATTTCCGCGACCTCAACGCCGCCGTAACGCGCATGGCGACCCTCGCCGCTGGCGGACGCATTTCAACTGATCTCGTTGAAGAAGAAATTCGACGCCTGCAGACGCAATGGCAGCCCTGCGTCGTCGGCCCGAACGATCGCTCGCTGCCGGAGTTGGTCGACGCGAGTCAGCTGGACGATTTCGACCGCGTGCAACTAGAGGAAGTGGTGCGGGTATGCCGGCAAAGCAAGACGATCTCCGACGCTGGCCGGAAGTTGTTCGCAGTCTCAAGAAATTTGAAAGCGAAACCCAACGACGCCGATCGGCTGCGAAAATACTTGGCCCGGTTCGAATTAACCTGGGAATTACTGCATCGCTAA